TTTAATAAGCTAACGAATGTAAACGAGATTTATTCTTATGGCTTTTCGTTCTCCGATGTTGACTTGCCTTACATACGTAAAATTCGTGAAAGCACAGATACCACACATGTCGTATGGTATTTGAGTCGTTTTGGAAAAGCCGAAGAACATGAGGAATATAAAACGAAGATTCGTAAATGTGGGTTTAAAGGAACGTTTGATTGGTTCGATATTTAGTCTTGCTGATAAAACAAGGCAATAAAAAATGCGACTCCAGCTTAATTGGAGTCGCGTTTTTCTTTCCGCTATTCCATCTTTTCTTCACCCAGTCAAGCCCTAGCAATAAATTTACAATGCTCTCGTACATACCGCATCTCAGACATCTCACTGTGCATATGCGTTCATACTCCAACTTTTCTGATGAAGTCAGTCCAGTTGAATACGGTTGTATTTCTTTGACGAACATCATTTCGCCACAAGAGCATTTGAACATGATATTCACCTCCAACCACTTAACATCAAATGATTTTCAAGATTTCAAAATCTTTATCACTATTTATCTGCGATAAAACAGGAGTAATATTGCCGACATATTTAGCACTAATTAACTCATAATCCTCATTACTTTGAATCTCATATAACAACAATTGAATCATTCTCATCCCCGTTTGAAGCCGTATCCCATTCTCACCTGGATTCGTCAGTTCAACAGTTAGTGAGCCAGCAAAGCCTGGTTGAATAACAGAAGCAATTTTAATGCCCAATCTGTTTAACGAGGAACGAGAAAACAATAATCCCATTATATTTTTAGGTAGCTTTATGTATTCAAAAGAACTCGCTAAAACAAGTTGATGCGGATACAAAATAAACGAATCCCCAAACTTTTTATAGGCATCTTGAAAAAATGTCTCCATAGGAAGATCCGATAATCCAATTACAGGTTCTTTGGATTGAACGGAAACCTTAAAATGTGTACCTAACCTTAGATCAATGCCAACTTCTCTTATTTGCACTTCTCTATCTAGCAATGGAGTTATATGTAGTTCATCACTATTCAATAATTCATTAATTTGTTGTTGTGTTAGTAGCTGCATCTATCCATCTCCTATGTATATGTCCTGAATAGAGTGCTTTGCGAATTAGATTGTTAAGAATGTCTTGCGCTGCGTTCTTATCCTGATTCTTTGTTTCATCACAGATGACTTGCAATGATTGAAAGTAGGAAATCCAACCAGCATTTAAAATACTAATGCTACTAACAGGGTTTCCATCTAATTCATTTGGAGGAATTAACCCTTCAATTTTTGCAACTAAACGCCCCGTAATTTGATTAAATTCGGTTGAAGTATACATAGGTATACTTTTGACGCTACAAAAACTAATAATAGCATCAATGATTTGGTCTAGATTTGATAGGAATAACTCTTCAAGTTCAATTAAGATTGCATGATTAAACTTAAATGAATTAGTTTCATATGTAAAAGTCATTCCTTGAGCGTTTTCCCATCCATGATGCCAAGAATCCATTAGTTGAATGACATCAGACGATAAATATGAAGTAAAGTTTAATTTCTCCATCGTTCTTCTTTTAATTCGACTTCTTGCGATTCTTCTTGGATGTGATTGAGCTATACTATCCTTCAGTATTTCTGCTCCCTGTTCCACACCATACAACATAAAGATTTGTTCAGAGGAGAAATGTGAAGCTGGACCATATAGAATAATACCAAGAATATCTGCAACGTATTCTTTAACCCAATTGTAATATACAGGTCTTAACATATCAGGTAGACTCAACTGAATCTCTTGATCAGTCAATTGTTGTCCATTGACCACATATGGTCTAATCGATTGAATATTAATGAATTGGCAAAGTTGTTTATACAAGATTGAAGAAAGATCAAATCCACAATGTAAATCAATATAATGACCAATTTCATGACCCATAATACAACCAAACAATACATTATTTTTATGAAGTTTTGGAAAAGTTAACATAATTGTTTTATTTTCATTGATTGTGGGAAACTTATTAAGTGAATTAATGGGTCTCGCCAAACATTGCCATATTTCTCCGATAGAGTAATTGATAGCATATTCAGGACTCGTAATTACGTTTGCGCCTGGAGTTATCTTCTCAATAATCTCTTTGACAGGAATCATTACTTCAAGTGGATGATGACTATCAGTTGAATGCTCAATCCTTGGGTAGATATTCATTAAAAAATACCGAAACAAATAGGACATTACTTGAATGTCCTGTTGGGAAATTTGACTTGGATCGTCACTATTGAAAAAACTAAAAAACAATTTATTTAAACTGATAGCTTCTTTAATAAAAGTGTGATTGTCCTTTGAAGGAAAATCACTCGTTTCTAACTTTTTAAGTTGCGTATTTAATGCATGAGATTGCTCCTGCATAAGTCGCAGAATATTTATGTTTAGTAGGCTCATGACTACTCCTCATTTATAAATTACATTTTGAGAAAACCGCAACCGCTTTATTCTTTTCAACCTCAATTACATCTGTCAATTTTCTCAAAAACGTTATAGTTACCGTTTCGGTTACATTTGAACTATCTAAATTACGGATAAGTCGTTCGAAGTAATCAGATATATTTTGCATCGCTAAATCTTCTCTAGGTATTGCACGTGTTGAATAAATATATGCATCCATTGTATTGAAATTTCCCTCATCACATACATCCAAGTTAAACGTGAAGGAAGTTGTTGTATTTGTATAACGTTTAGCCTGTTTTAAAAATTGAATAACTGGTTTTGTATCATCTTGGCAAACTCGTTCATTTGAATTTATTACTTTCATTAAATTCGACAATCTATAATTTAAAAAAATAAGATCTAATTGAAGATCTGGTGAGTATTCATTTGATAAAGTATCATCATAATACATTTGTAGTACCTCCTTCATATTACTAATGCTACAGTATAACATTAAAAGATCATTAGTAAAAATTCAATCCACATATAAGTATATGTAGACCACTGGAAAAGATGTATGCGAAAACAAGACTGAATAAGGCTAATTCGACACACCTTCAAAATTTCCTGCTAACTCGTCCACAATATAAGCATTATTTTGCAATCCAAGAAATTGTTTTGTACAAAACCACATCTCATGTGATTCCATGAATCAATATAGATTTTTATTTTAGTCTTAATAATTTCTCACCCTCATTAATTGTTTGTTTAACTAAACCTGATAATGAGTTTGGGTATTTCCCTAACCCTGTGGTTAATATAATTTGGTAATCCGTTGATTGTAGTTCAGAGATTCTATCCATACATTTATTCAAATTTTCTCTATCAATTCCTAAGTTTTCAGGTGTATCGATAAGTAAAAACTGTGGAAATGGGATACGATTCTTAGAGTCCAACGACATTTTCAAAAGAGTCAAGAAATACAAAAAACGTTTTGGTACGTCTGAGCTTGCTTCTCTGTAATAACCATCATTAAGAACAGGCATATAATATTCATTTATCTCTGCACTGGTTACTTCTTTTAAGGTTATAGTCATAAACCCATTGTATATTGCGTTAAATCTTTTAATCTGGGCTTGTATCAATTGTTCAATTGCATCCTGTGTATTATTTACCCTTAATTGAAGCGAAGTAAAATCATCTTTTGCCTTTTTATATGCCCGTTCGATACCTTCAAACTTCTCAATTATTTTAATCCTGTTTTCGCTATCTTGAATAGCATTTCTCAATTGATAAACACGTTCATTTAATTGAAGTAATTCTTGGTTATTGGAGTTCGTATGTTGTTCAGCCTCTTTCAACTGACTGCGAATATTCTCCAAGTTTATGTGAATCTGCTTAATAACTTCCTGTAAAGATGTAATCTCTCTTCCACACGAATTGATAGCTACTTCTATGGTTTCTACCGATTTTTGTTTTGAACGCAAAATTTCAATGTACTCCTGAGAATTATAAAAAAAACGTTCACTCTGACCTTCTTTTATTTCAGAACCACACAAGCAAACTCCACTGACACGTTCCACTTTATTAAAACAACATGGACAGTGATCTGGAGAGAAAAGATGTAGTGTATTATGAGAAAAAATAATCTTATTTATATGTGAAACTTCTCTTATCAGTTCCTCTTTCAATTCAATCAAGTCACGCTGTTCAAATGATA
This portion of the Cohnella abietis genome encodes:
- the dcd gene encoding dCTP deaminase, which codes for MQLLTQQQINELLNSDELHITPLLDREVQIREVGIDLRLGTHFKVSVQSKEPVIGLSDLPMETFFQDAYKKFGDSFILYPHQLVLASSFEYIKLPKNIMGLLFSRSSLNRLGIKIASVIQPGFAGSLTVELTNPGENGIRLQTGMRMIQLLLYEIQSNEDYELISAKYVGNITPVLSQINSDKDFEILKII
- a CDS encoding M48 family metalloprotease produces the protein MSLLNINILRLMQEQSHALNTQLKKLETSDFPSKDNHTFIKEAISLNKLFFSFFNSDDPSQISQQDIQVMSYLFRYFLMNIYPRIEHSTDSHHPLEVMIPVKEIIEKITPGANVITSPEYAINYSIGEIWQCLARPINSLNKFPTINENKTIMLTFPKLHKNNVLFGCIMGHEIGHYIDLHCGFDLSSILYKQLCQFINIQSIRPYVVNGQQLTDQEIQLSLPDMLRPVYYNWVKEYVADILGIILYGPASHFSSEQIFMLYGVEQGAEILKDSIAQSHPRRIARSRIKRRTMEKLNFTSYLSSDVIQLMDSWHHGWENAQGMTFTYETNSFKFNHAILIELEELFLSNLDQIIDAIISFCSVKSIPMYTSTEFNQITGRLVAKIEGLIPPNELDGNPVSSISILNAGWISYFQSLQVICDETKNQDKNAAQDILNNLIRKALYSGHIHRRWIDAATNTTTN
- a CDS encoding ATP-binding protein; its protein translation is MGRLKINRVHYNGDKYTYSSPRLTDGVNIIEAGNGGGKSTFSALICYALGDYVQMFNFSKTEVHFEIKNDTNNFVLLEIEINHEAYIIKRYFGQKTNNMIIVQDKNGKEESLYLNRQHMPEGQSTYSDWLLQKLDIEVVDVWQGTSHFKVNFTDLFRLIHYDQGTEPKKIYKEHKSDNNFISDSAHIRKVIFELLVGHRFSDFYAMLGKLRELEKERDAKKILFDNFGVLAAEMGYDTSSQPSSELLRKVAEDNLELQRIQLIRNEVKSRKSDSSKFEQQIQQLRQMLVLKEQELAEVQTHLSNVSFEQRDLIELKEELIREVSHINKIIFSHNTLHLFSPDHCPCCFNKVERVSGVCLCGSEIKEGQSERFFYNSQEYIEILRSKQKSVETIEVAINSCGREITSLQEVIKQIHINLENIRSQLKEAEQHTNSNNQELLQLNERVYQLRNAIQDSENRIKIIEKFEGIERAYKKAKDDFTSLQLRVNNTQDAIEQLIQAQIKRFNAIYNGFMTITLKEVTSAEINEYYMPVLNDGYYREASSDVPKRFLYFLTLLKMSLDSKNRIPFPQFLLIDTPENLGIDRENLNKCMDRISELQSTDYQIILTTGLGKYPNSLSGLVKQTINEGEKLLRLK